TGGCGTCCACGTGGGCAACGATTCCCAGGCCGTCAAGATGGCGCGGGTCATGTGCCAGGATCTCGATGCGGGCTACAGCCAGCGCGACGAGGTCGATCAGCTGACGGGGGCACACCGGCTGAACCAGTCACAGGCGCAGTTGTTCGTGGGCGCTGCCACCGCCGAGTACTGCCCGACCCACCACAGCGCCAGCCCGCCGCCGAAGAAGTGACCGCGTCCCGCGTGGGGCCCGCTTAGCGTGGGCCGCCGGGCTTCGTCGCCTGACTGACGGCGGGAACGTTGTGGACGATCAGCATCCCGCCGTCGACCGGCAGTTCCACCCCCGTGATGTATCCGGCGTCGTCGGAGGCCAGGAATTGCGCCGCCGCGGCGACGTCATCGGGGTAGCCGGGCCGGGTGACGGTCATGGCGTCGAAGGCGGCCGACATGTCGGGGTGTGCCTTCAGCAGCGCCGCGGCGTCGTCGGTGAGCACGTGTCCGATGATGATGGTGTTGGACCGCAGGCCCCGGTCGCCGTAGTCGACGGCGATCTGTCGGCTCAGGGCGTTGATCGCCCCCTTGCTCAGGCTGTAGCCGGTGGCCTTCGGGACACCGATCTTCGAAGCCGCCGCGGAGATGTTCACGATGGCACTCGATCGGTTGGCGACGAGATGCGGCAAAGCGTAAGCGCAGGACCAGAATTGACCGAGCAGACCCGGCGTGAGAATGGCCATCAGCTGCTCGGTACCCAGCTCCCCGACGGAGTCGTCCCCGCCCAGCACCATATCGGTGGGAGCGGCGTTGTTCACCAGGATGTCGAGACCGCCGTAGTGTTCGACGGCCGTCTGGACACCCTCGGCAACTTGCCGCTCGTCGTTCAAATCGATTGCCACGAAGAGGGCTTCGCCACCGCTCGCGCGGATGACGTGTTCCACGCCGACACCGCGGTCGCTATTGCGCCCGCTGATGACCACGCGGGCGCCGGCGCAGGCGAACCGGCGCGCGATTGCGGCGCCGACGCCCTTGGTGGAGCCGGTGATCAAAGCGGTCCGGCCGCGCAGATCCCCGATCAGTCCGGTCACGGTAGCCCTCTCGCCGCTACGCCGTCACGCGCGGAAGCACTTCGTCGCCGAAGCGCCTGACCCATCCCTCGGGGTCGGGTGTGCCGGGAAACGGCCCCACGTTGAGCAGGTCGATGCCGAGTCCGGCGTAGCGATCCACCTGACGCCGGTAGTCGTCGACGTTGTCAAAGGGGTCGGCGAAATGACCGGCCGTCAGCATGATCTCGTCGAAGTCGCGGCCGGCCTCGTCGCAGTGGCGCCGCAGGACATCGAGCTTGTGGGGTAGTTCCTCGATCGGCGTCGTGCTGTTCCAGACGTCGGCGTACCGGGCCACCATGCGGAGGGTCTTCTTCTCACCGGCGCCCCCGAGGAGGATCGGCGGCCGGCGCAACGGCTGCGGCTGGCAGATGGTCTCGGCGAGGCGGTAGTGCTTGCCCTCGTAAGGACCGTCGTCCGGGCTCCACATCTGCAGGCAGATCTGCAGGGTCTCCTCGAGCATCTCGAAGCGCTCACGCAGCGGTGGGTAGGGGATGCCCAGGGCGTGGTGTTCACGGTCGTACCAGGCGGCGCCCAGGCCGAGCATCGTCCGCCCCCCGGCCAGCACGTCCAGGGTGGTCATCGTCTTGGCCAGTACGCCGGGATGCCGGTAGGTGACGCCGGTGACCAGCATTGTGAGCGTGATGCGTTCCGTCAGCCCGGCCAGATATCCCAGCGAGGTGTAGCCCTCCAGGAAGGGGTCTTCGGCCCGGCCGATGCCCTCCATCTGGAAGAAGTGGTCCGCCAACGTGAACATCTCCACGCCCGCGTCCTCGGCCGCCTTCGCGGTGGCGGCCAGCGTCGGGGCCAGCCGCTCCGGCGCGCCAGGCAGGAAGTCGATGTAATGAACTCCGAATTTCATTTGCAATCGTCACCTTTCGTCACTCGTCGAGTCGGCCGAGTAGTGCCAGGGCCTCGTTGATCACTTGACGTTCACGCTCGGTGTAGCGGTCCTGCATCGCCCGCACCAGCCACTCCTCACGGACCCTGCGGTCGCTCTCGGCGCGGCGCCGGCCCTGGGCGGTCAGCGTGATGAGTTGGCGGCGGCCGTCATGGGGATCGGGCGTGCGTTCAATCAGGCCGTGCCGGTCGAGCCCGGCCACCGTGGCGGCCATGGATTGCGGGCGGACGCGCTCGGCCCCGGCCAGCTCGCTGGTGGAGGCCGGCCCGTCCTTGGCCAGTCGCATCAGCACCGCCGTCTGCGGGGGCGTCAGATCGTCGGCCGTGGCGACCGCCCGCAGGCGGCGACGCAGCCTGCTGAAAACCACGCGCAAGTCGCGCGCCGCCTGGAGCGACGAGCCACTGACCTCGGCCATATAAACAGTCTAGACTGTACAGGTTAAACTGTCTATTTGACGTCTCGGGAATGGTTCGGGCCGGCTCCGGCGTTCATTTCCGGTATGGCTAATCAGACCGAGCTGAGCCCCACGGAGTGGGTGCGCGAGCAGACCCAGCGGATCCTCGAGCAAGGCACCACTGACGGAGTCGAGATCATGGATCGACCCGTCGTGCTGTTCACCGTCACCGGGGCGAAGACCGGCAAACAGCGGTACGTGCCGTTGATGCGCGTCGAGAAGGACGGGCGTTACGTCATGGTCGGCTCGAAGGGCGGTGCCCCCGAGCACCCCGCCTGGTACTTCAATGTCAAAGCCAATCCGACGGTGACGGTGCAAGACGGGGACAAGGTGTTCGACCGCACTGCGCGGGAGCTGGAGGGCGCCGAGCGCGAGCAGTGGTGGCGGCTGGCCGTCGAGGCCTTCCCGCCCTACGCGGAGTATGAGGCGAAGGCCGGCCGGCAGATTCCGGTTTTCCTCCTGGAGTGATGCCTCGCCGCGAATTGAGTAGTGCTACCTAGCGGTAACGGGTAGAAACGCTCGCGTGTGGCCACGATGCCTTCGCCGATGCCTTCGACTGCAACCACTCGATTGCACGGGAAGGCAAACCCGGCCCCCAGGAATATCACCGTGATGCCAGGAACATTCGCTGCCAGGCGTCGAGCGGTAAACAGATGATGCCGCCGAGCGCGGTGACCAGGCTGATGCCGAACGCGGCGGCGGCCTGTATGAAGAAGGCGGTGGTGTTCTTCGACGTGTTGTCCGGAACTGTCATGCGAACCGGCATGCGGCTCCGCGCCTCGTGTCCATCGGGGTAGGACTACTCAAATTCGAAGAGCTGCCGTTCCGCTGTCGACGGGGGAGATGAGCTTCGAATGACGGTGACGCAGCCCAGCGGTGTGTTCCGGGTCGGCGACTTCGAGCCCACGTTCGAAGCCGAACTCGCCGACCGCTACGACATCCCGAAGATTCGGGAGGGGGCCGACGTCCGTGTCGTGGTGACGTCGGGCCACCCCGGCATCGATGCCGCCGCCATGGCGGAAATGCCGAATCTGGAGGCGATCGTCAACTACGGCGCGGGGGTGGACGCTATCGACCTGGCGGAGGCGAAGCGCCGCGGTGTCGGCGTGAGCAACACCCCGGACGTGCTGTCGGACACCGTGGCCGACACGGCGCTGGGATTGATCCTGATGACACTCCGCCGCTTCGGTGCCGCCGACCGGTACGTGCGGGAGGGCCGGTGGGCGCGCGACGGGCGCTTTCCCTACGGCCGGGACGTCAGCGGCCTGCAGGTGGGCATCTTGGGCCTGGGCCGGATCGGTTCGGCCATCGCGACCCGACTGCTTGGATTCGACTGCGCCATCGCGTATCACAACCGCCACCGGGTTGACGGGTCGCCGTATCGCTACGCCGAGTCGGTGATCGAATTGGCCGAGTCGGTCGACGTCCTGGTTGTTGCCACAACGGGCGACGGCACCACCCGCAATCTCGTCGACCGTCCCGTTCTTGAGGCGCTGGGCCCCGACGGTTACCTGATCAACATTGCCCGCGGGAGTGTGGTCGACCAGGACGCGCTGGTGGAGCTGGTTGCGGGTGGGGGACTTGCCGGGGCGGGGCTGGACGTGTTCGTCGACGAGCCACGTGTGCCTGCTGAGCTGCTCAGCTTGGATAACGTGGTGCTGTTCCCGCACATCGGCAGCGCGACCGCGCGGACCAGGCGGGCGATGGCGCTGCTGGCGATTCGCAACCTCGACAGTTACCTCGCGACAGGTGAACTGGTAACACCCGTGCTGCAGCCCGCGGAACGGCGTCGTTGACGCCGAAAGGCCCACTGATTCAAGTAAGTCGAGCGCCCATCAGTCGTCCATGCGCGATCACCGATGCGGCCTGCTTGAGCCGCTTGGTGCGGACGCGGATGTCGTAGCTGGAGATGGCGGCGATGGTGGCCAGCCGGTCGGCGACATAACGGTAGAGGTGTTCGACGTCGCGGCAGATGACGACGGCTACCAGGTTGTTGGGTCCGCTCACAGCAATGACCGACGCCACCTCATCGTGCCCGGCGATCCGTTCGGCGACCTGCGCCAGATGGCGCGGCGCAGTCCGCATCCACACCATCGCGGTGACGTGGAAACCGAGGCGCTCCGGGAGCACTTCGAGGTCGTAGGTCAACGTCGCGGAGGCTTCCAGCGCGGAGATGCGCCGCGTCACGCGGGCTGGTGACCATCCGGTCCGGTCGGCGAGGCGCGCGTGCGGCATCCGGCCGTCCTCGGTGAGCGCGTCGAGCAGCTGCCGATCGGCTTCCGTCGGCAGTGCGGGTCGCACCGCCGGTGCATCGGCCCAGTCGTCTTGCAACTGCGCCGCCTGATCCTTATCGAGGGTATGACCGTGGCCGGTCCACGACGTGCCCGTCGGTCCGCCGTACACGTGCAGGATCAGGTCGACGTCCATCGCCAACACCGAGGAGGTGCGGGGCAGGCGCTGCAGCAGTCCGCCGCTGCTCTCCTCCAGTGGTGCGCGCACGACGCACACCAGCTCGGTCCACCCCGACAACACGTTCGCGTGGGTGACCTCTGGGCGTCGCACCAATGCCTCGGCGAGGCGCGGCAAGTCGTCGGACTTGGCGTGCACCCGGACGATCCACTGGGCGTCGCCCGGTAACCGCGGGTCGGTCACGCCGACGGCCCGCACCACTCCGTCGCGGTGCAGCTTGCGGTAGCGGCGCGCGACGGACTGCTCGGGCACGCCGAGCACATCGGCGATCCGCCGAAACGATGCGCGAGGGGAAAGCTGCAGCGCGTGCAGAATCTGACCGTCCAGCGGCTCAATCACCAATAAAAGCTACGGCGTTGAGCGACTACATGTTGATTATCGCCGATATTCCTGCAGGGAGTGGTGAAAACCGCTCACGCGGTTGACCCTGGATCCGACGAGCGTCCGAGGGAGCCACTCATGCAGATGCACGGAAACACCATCCTGATCACGGGAGGCGGCAGCGGCATTGGCCGCGGCCTGGCCGCCGCACTGCACCGCGCCGGCAACCGCGTCGTCATCGCGGGCCGTCGCGTCTCCGCCCTGCGCGCCGTCACCGACGCCCATCCCGGCATGCGGTCCCTGCGCCTGGACCTTGCCGACGGCGCCTCGGTCCACCAGCTCGCAGCCCGCGTGACGCGCGAACTACCCGACCTCAACGTCGTCGTCAACAACGCCGGGACCATGGCCCTCGAGGACCCGGCGGTCCCGGAGCCCGCGCTGATCGCCTCGATCGTCGCGACCAATCTGGTCGGGCCCATGACGCTGACGTCACTGCTGTTGCCGGCGCTGGTGCGCCAATCGCGCGGGGCGGTCATCAATGTCACGTCGGCGCTCGCGTTCGTCCCGCTGGCGCAGGCACCGAGCTACTGTGCCAGCAAAGCGGGCTTGCATTCCTACACCGAATCGTTGCGATTCCTGTTGCGCGACAGCCCTGTTCAGGTGATCGAAATGGCACCGCCCCGAGTGGAGACCGACATGACCGGGCCGGCGGACGACGGTTACGCGATGGACCTCGACGACTTCGTCGCGGAGACGATGGCGCAACTGACGGCGGGGCCCGACGCCGGGCAGGTCGTCGTCGGCGCCGCCCGCGCTGTGCGTTATGCGGAGCGCGACGGCGCCTACGCCGAACTGTTCGCGGCGGTCAATCGAGCACGATGAGCAGGCAACCCAAGGAGCTCTCATGAGAATCGGAATCGGCCTGCCCAACCATGTCGCGGGTGTGCCCGGGCCCCTGATCACGCAATGGGCGCGCCGCGCCGAAGAACGCGGCTTCGAATCGGTGACCGTCATCGACCGCCTGATCTATCCGAGCATCGACGCCCTCGTGGCGCTGGCGCTGGCCGCTGGGGCGACCAGTGCGCTTACGCTTGTCACGAATGTTCTTCTGGCGCCGCTATATCCGGCCGTCGTCCTGGCTAAGCAGCTGGCGAGTCTGGCCGATGCCGGGGGCGACAGGCTGATCGTCGGCATCGGCGTCGGGTCGCGGCAAGACGATTACTCGGCCGCCGGCGTCGATTTCGGCAAGCGAGGCGCGGTCCTGGACGAGCAGGTCGCGCTCCTGCGCCGCGCGTGGAACGGCGTCGCAATCGCGAGCGGCACCGCGCTGTGCCCCGCACCGGTGCGCGTGCCGCTGCTTTTCGGTGGCAGGTCGCGGGCCAGCGTTCGCCGTGCGACGACGGTCGGCGACGGGTGGTCGGCCGGCGCGCTGCGCGACTACGCCGGTCAGTCCGAGTTCGCCGATCGCGTCCGCGCGGGCTGGCGGGCCGCCGGTCGCGGAGGGGACCCGTGGATTCACGCCTCGGTCAACTTCGCGCTGGGCGACGACGGAGTCGTGCAGTCCGGCCGCGATCACCTGGCCCGTTATTACGGATTCAAACCCGACTACGCCGCGCTGAACGTCGAGGACATGATCAGCTCTGCCGGCGATGCCCGGGGCACGGTCCGCGCCTACCGTGATCTCGGGTTCGACCGCCTCCTGTTTCACCCCGCGGTCGCGGGGATCGATCAGATCGACCGGTTGGCCGACGCCGTGCTCTAGGGGTGCCCGGGTCCTCAGGGTGTCCGGCGTCTCTCGGGGCTGGTCGCTTGGGTCCTGCGATATCGCGGTGGGGGTCGTGTTGTTGCCGCTGATCGCGACCACCTCGGCGGTCTCGGGGGCAACTGAGCAGGCGCGGCCTAGTCGACGACGCCGGTGAAGCGCTCCAATGCGGCGAGGTGGTCATCGACGGTCGTCAGCCCGGCGTTCATGGTGTTCACCGACAGGTGGGTGGCCCCGGCAGCGTCCCACGCCGCGACGTCGGCGCCGGCCTTCTCGAAGTCGCCGGTCCAGTTGACGCGACCCTCCATCCCGAGCGCGTCGGCGTCCCGGCCCGCGGCAACGGCCGCCGAGCGCACCCGCTCGCGCGCGTGGTCGAGCCCCGGCCCGGGGCCCATCATCGGAAACCAGCCGTCACCGAGCCGGCCCGCGCGTTCGAGGGCGCGGTCGGACGCCGCACCGAACCACACCGGGATCGGCCGCTGGGTGGGCGGCGGCGCGAGTCCCGCACCGGTCACCGTGTGGTAGCGCCCGTCGAAGGTGACCGACCGCTCCGTCCACAGCCTGCGCATGAGTTCGACCTGCTCCTCGGATCGCCTGCCGCGGTTGGAGAAGTCCTCGCCGAGCGCCTCGTACTCGACGGCATTCCAGCCCAGGCCGATTCCAAGCCGGAACCGGCCACCGGTGAGCAGATCGACCTCGGCGGCCTGCTTGGCCACCAGGACGGACTGGCGCTGCGGCAGGATGATGACGCCGGTGACCAGTTCCACGGTGGTGGCGGCGGCCAGGTAGCCGAACATGACGAACGGCTCGTGAAACGTCGAGTCGATGTCGTAGGGACCGTGCCACCCCTGGTGCACGCGGGGGTCTGCGCCCACGACGTGGTCATAGGCGAGGATGTGGGTGAAGCCCAGTTCCTCGACCCGCTGTCCGTAGGCGCGGAGGACGGCCGGGTCTCCGCCGAGTTCGGTCTGCGGGAAGACGACGCCGATGCGCATAGCCGGTGCAACCGCGTGCCGTCGCGAATGCTTCCACCGTCGCGAATGCTCCTGTTGATGTGGGATCGACCACAAACGCGGGAATCCTATCGGCCACGCTGGGTATTCAACCGGCTACGCCCAGGTGGGCCGGCGCACATCGGCAGCGTGGCCAGCCGCTTAACGGGTATCAATGCCGCGTGAGGAACCCACCATGAGCGAACTGATCCAACGCCAGCTCGGGCAGTACGACAGCCCGATCGAGGACGAGTTGGAGGACGCCTTCACCAGGATGTTGAGTGAGGGCACCCAGCGCATGCACCGCACCTGGCGTGGGGTGCTGGTCACCGGCTTCTTCGGTGGCACGGAAGTCGCGCTGGGGGTTCTCGCTTACCTGTCGGTGCTCAGCGCCTCCCATCAGCCCCTGCTGGCCGGATTGGCGTTCTCGATAGGCTTCCTGGCCCTGCTGCTCGGCCGCAGCGAGTTGTTCACCGAGGGGTTCCTGATTCCCGTCGTCACCGTAGCCGCCAAGCGGGCCAGCCTGATGCAGTTGATCAAGCTGTGGGGCGGCACGATGTTCGCCAACCTCGTCGGCGGTTGGGTCATCATGTGGCTGATCATGACGGGATTTCCCGAGTTGCATGCGGAGACCGTGCAGTCGGCGGCCCACTTCGCCACCGCGCCGTTCTCGGCGCGGACGCTGGCACTCGCCGTGCTGGGCGGCATGGTGATCACGCTGATGACCCGGATGCAACACGGCACAGATTCCGTGCCCGCGAAGATGGCCGCGGCCGTCGCCGGAGCCTTCCTGCTGGCGGGGCTGCGGCTGTTCCACTCGATCCTGGATTCGCTGCTGATTTTCGGCGCGCTGGTCGGGGGCAGGGCGCCGTTCGGCTACCTCGACTGGTTGGGCTGGTTCGGCTACACGGTCCTAGGCAACGTGGTGGGCGGTCTCGGCTTCGTCACCCTGCTGCGGCTCCTGCGCAGCAAGGACCGGTTGCAAGAAGAACGTGCCGACGCCGAGTCCTCGTGAGAACCCAATCCCACACAAAATCAGGGACTTTCGGGCCGTCGATCGGTCTGTGTCCGAAGCGAGACGAGGATGACGTTATCTTCCCGAGCAGGACTGGGTATGCCGCTTCTATGAGTTCACTACCGCCAGCGGACGCCACCCCCGCGCGGTTGATGCTCGCCGGCGCCGCCGACGCCGTTACCGCGGCGAAGTTGCGGCGAGCGCTGCAGCGATGGCTGGAGCAGGTGGCGCGGATGCCCGACGCCGTCCATAGCGACATCGTGCTGGGTGTCGGCGAAGCGTTGGCCAACTGCGTCGAGCACGCCTACCGCGCCCAGTCCGGCGTCGGCACCATGAAACTCGACGCCCGCTACGACCCGGCGGCCCAGTCGATTCGCGTGTGCGTCAGCGACTGCGGAACCTGGTATCGCCGCCCGCCGCGCAAGCCGAACGACCCCCACGCCTCACGCGGCATCCTTCTGATGCACGCGCTGGCCGACCACTGCACGATCGACGCCGGGCCCGACGGGACCATCGTGTGCCTCGATTACGCGACCGACGCCGATCTGGTCGACAGTCGATAACTCAGACGCACGCTCTCACCGACCGCGGATTCCGCTGTCGACAACCTTGACCTGTTTGTGCGGATACCGCCGCCGGGCGTGCTCCTCTGCTGCCGAATTCGGTAATACGTAGAGCGTTTCGCGCTTCTGCTGCAGAGGTCTCAGCACCATGTCCATGAAGCTCTTGCGGTCATCGAGGTAAGGCTCGATGACCTCCTCGCCGGCCGGGCAGACCGCCAGGCAATATGCCGCCTTGTAATTCGGCTTGAACGACAGGCTCTGCCACATCGACGCGTTCTCCGCATCGCTGACGCGCGACCGGAAGTCGGCGGCGTCGGTGCTGTCGGCGATGGTCTGCACCCAGTCGGTGAACCCGCCCATGAACTCCCGGTAGTTGTGCACCGAGCAGGCGACGAAGTCGAATTCGCCGTCCTTGCCGATCGCCCCGACCGGACACGCCGCGACGCACAGCTTGCACTCCAGGCACGGGCTGTAATCCAGGGGCTTCCCGTACCCGCTTACCGGCGCGTCGACCAGGATGGTGCCGAGCAAGATGAAATTGCCGAATTTCGGGTGGATCACGTTGCGGTGGATGCCCATTACGCCGAGGCCCGCGGCGACGGCGACCGGTTTGTGCGCCACCACCCAGATCCGCCCGGGAAATCGGTCCATCTCCATCGGAAATGTCGCCGACGGGTTCAGCGCCCGGTAACCCGCGTCCTGCAGCCCGCGCACGATGCGATGGGCCGCCTCGTTGAGCACCTCCCCGCTGCGGTGGAATTCCTGGTTTGCGACGCTGCGCGCCGTCGAGCGCACGTTGTCGCGGTTCATCCGAACCACCAGGGAGATGTAGCTCTTCGTCCCGGGTAACGCAGCCTCGACGTGCTCTGCTTCGGAGGCCAGGTCCGGATTGTCAACGGCGGCGAACGCGACGTCGTCGGCGCCGGCCGCGAGGCACACTTCGCGCAGCCAGTCGGCGTCGATCGTGCTGGGCGGCCGCTGTTTCGGGTGCGACCGCACCCGTCGCACGGTGGGGTGCTCCGCCAATCGGCCTGGAAGTCTGTCCGCCATGCTGGGTATAGTACACAATACTCAGTATGGCGGACGGCCGACCACCCCCGGTCTCACACGCCGACCGCGCGCTCCAGCTCTTTGAGCGACGTCTCTAGGTGGCCCAGCAGCCGTTGCAGGTGCGGCACGCTGCGGCGACAGCCGACGAGACCGAAGTCCAGGTGCCGATCGTTGTTCGTGACGGTGATGTTCATTGCCTGCCCGTCGAGCGGAATCGACAGCGGGTAATTGCCGTCGAGCCGTGCGCCGCGCCAGTACAGCGGCTCGGAACGGCCCGCCGAGACGTTCGAGATGACGACGTTGAACGGCGGCGAGGCCGCGGACAAGTACCCGGGAATGAGCCCGAAGAACAGCCCGCCGATGTTGAGGGCGGACAAGGCCAGCTGCTGCACCGGCGGCAATTGCCAGAACACCTCTTTGGTATTGCGGATCGACGTGTTGATGACTTCGAGCCGCTCGGCCGGGTCGTCGAGGTCGGTCGCCAGGTTGCACAGAAACGTCCCGACCATGTTGCCGCCGCTGTCGTCGTCGTCCTTGCGCAGATTGACCGGCACCATCGCCGTCAGCGGGGCCGCCGGCAGCGCACCCTGTTCCTGCAGGTAGGCGCGCAGTGCACCCGCGGACATGGCGAGGACGACGTCGTTGACGGTGACACCTGCGGCCGACTTCACCGCCTGGATGCGTTCCAGCGACCACGATTGCGCCGCCACGCGGCGAGCCCCTCCGATCCTGACGTTGAACATGCTGCGCGGCGCCTGGAACGGCAGGGTGAGTTGCTGTTCGAGCAGCGCCGCTCGCGCCAGCTTCAGCGTGGACGGGGCCAACGCGAAGGCCGACTCGGCGGCGCGGGCCGCCCGCCCGAGCAGCGACGGCGACTTCCGCTGCCTGCGCTGACGCGGGCCTAGGCTCCACGGGACCCGGACCTCGTCGTCGGTGGGATCGGAGGTGAACGCCCGCTGCATCAGCCGCAGCGCCGACACGCCGTC
This genomic window from Mycobacterium saskatchewanense contains:
- a CDS encoding WS/DGAT/MGAT family O-acyltransferase; this encodes MEPISPTDALFLMGESREHPMHVGSLQLFQPPEDAGPHFVRESYQAMLECTDVQPTFRKHPAFFGGLTNVAWSFDSDVELDYHLRRSALPEPGRVRDLLELASRLHGSLLDRHRPLWEAHLVEGLQDGRYAVYTKFHHSLMDGVSALRLMQRAFTSDPTDDEVRVPWSLGPRQRRQRKSPSLLGRAARAAESAFALAPSTLKLARAALLEQQLTLPFQAPRSMFNVRIGGARRVAAQSWSLERIQAVKSAAGVTVNDVVLAMSAGALRAYLQEQGALPAAPLTAMVPVNLRKDDDDSGGNMVGTFLCNLATDLDDPAERLEVINTSIRNTKEVFWQLPPVQQLALSALNIGGLFFGLIPGYLSAASPPFNVVISNVSAGRSEPLYWRGARLDGNYPLSIPLDGQAMNITVTNNDRHLDFGLVGCRRSVPHLQRLLGHLETSLKELERAVGV